In the Pseudomonas sp. ADAK2 genome, one interval contains:
- a CDS encoding efflux transporter outer membrane subunit, which yields MTDRSLITLAAPIALARGSRLLSLALCMALVSACAVGPDYQRPRTAEIAQYKEAEGWRQASPSDSLARGAWWELYGDRQLNGLVEQLNSANQTVAQAEARYRQSQALVKSARAAFYPTVDLSAGKTRSSQGAGSSSSSLSSSASGIRNTYSTELGVSWEADIWGKLRRGLEADTASAQASFADLAAMRLSQQSEMVQNYLQLRVIDQQKRLLESTVVAYQRSLQMTQNQYRAGVSGRDAVAQAQAQLKSTQADLVDLIWQRAQFENAIAVLIGLPPAQFNLAETQDIPKLPQIPLSLPSQLLERRPDIASAERSVISANANIGVAKAAYYPDLSLSLSGGYSSSTSSNLISLPNRFWSVGPKLNLPLFDGGSRSAEVDRNEALYDETVAKYRQTVLDGFREVENYLVQLKVFEDEAAVRQEALDAARDSLRLTENQYKAGLIAYLDVVVVQATALNNEQSVLNVLQSRLIASVQLIAALGGGWDGQLQVSDKE from the coding sequence GTACAAAGAAGCCGAGGGCTGGCGTCAGGCCAGTCCGAGTGACTCCCTGGCCCGTGGCGCCTGGTGGGAGTTGTACGGTGACCGGCAGCTCAATGGCCTGGTGGAGCAACTCAACAGTGCCAACCAGACCGTCGCCCAGGCCGAGGCCCGCTATCGCCAATCGCAAGCCTTGGTGAAAAGCGCCCGGGCGGCGTTTTACCCAACGGTCGACTTGAGTGCGGGCAAGACTCGCTCCAGTCAGGGCGCCGGCAGCAGCAGTTCCAGCCTGAGCAGTTCCGCCAGCGGGATTCGCAATACCTACAGCACCGAATTGGGCGTCAGTTGGGAAGCGGATATCTGGGGCAAGTTGCGCCGCGGGCTGGAAGCCGATACCGCCAGTGCACAAGCAAGCTTTGCCGATCTGGCGGCCATGCGCCTGAGCCAGCAGTCGGAGATGGTGCAGAACTACCTTCAGTTGCGGGTCATCGACCAGCAGAAACGGTTGCTCGAATCGACGGTCGTGGCGTACCAACGCTCGCTGCAAATGACCCAGAACCAGTACCGCGCCGGCGTCTCCGGACGTGACGCGGTGGCCCAGGCCCAGGCGCAGCTCAAAAGCACCCAGGCCGACCTGGTGGATCTGATCTGGCAGCGGGCGCAGTTTGAAAACGCTATTGCGGTGTTGATCGGCCTGCCACCGGCGCAGTTCAACCTCGCGGAAACCCAGGACATCCCGAAACTGCCGCAGATTCCCCTGAGCCTGCCGTCGCAACTGCTCGAACGCCGCCCGGACATCGCTTCCGCCGAGCGTTCGGTGATCTCCGCCAACGCCAACATCGGCGTAGCGAAAGCTGCGTACTACCCGGACCTGAGCCTGAGCCTCAGCGGCGGTTACAGCAGCAGTACGTCGAGCAACCTGATCAGCTTGCCGAACCGCTTCTGGTCGGTGGGGCCGAAATTGAACTTGCCATTGTTCGACGGTGGCTCACGCTCGGCGGAAGTCGATCGCAACGAAGCGCTCTACGACGAAACTGTGGCCAAGTACCGCCAAACCGTGCTCGATGGCTTCCGCGAGGTGGAAAACTACCTGGTGCAACTCAAGGTGTTTGAAGACGAAGCGGCGGTGCGCCAGGAAGCGCTGGACGCGGCGCGCGATTCCCTGCGCCTGACCGAGAACCAGTACAAGGCCGGGTTGATTGCGTATCTGGATGTAGTGGTGGTGCAAGCCACGGCGTTGAACAACGAACAAAGCGTGTTGAACGTGTTGCAGAGCCGGTTGATTGCCAGTGTGCAGTTGATTGCCGCGTTGGGCGGTGGGTGGGATGGGCAGTTGCAGGTGAGTGACAAGGAATAA